The Pararhizobium sp. IMCC21322 sequence TCGAAAGGCAGTCTGCCGGAGCCTGATCCACGGCGGCGAAGTGGTCGCCGCCGTGGATGACGTCCGATCAAGCAGCGCTGACCTGCTCCAGATGCGCCGCATCAAACTCCACCATTTTTGTCGCAGATGGCCGGGCCTCGCAGCGCTTGATCCATGCCTTGATCGCCGGCTGATCCGGCGCAGCATCGGGAAACCATATGAACGGCGAGACCAACAGCAGATCCGCCGCCGTAAACTGCTCACCCATCAGAAATGGCGCATCTTCCAAAGCACCGGCCAGCCGCGCGATCAACTCGGGCATGCCCCGGAATGTAACATCGAGTATCGGATGCGAGAGCTCGGCCGCACCAAAAACGAGTACCGGTTCGACCACATTGCCATACCATGCGAGCCAGCTCAGATAGCGGCCGCGCTGCCGATCTCCCGCAACCGGGCCCATGCCGGCTTTCGGAAACAGATCGGTGAGATAGAGAATGATCGCATTCGATTCCCAGATCTCGA is a genomic window containing:
- a CDS encoding glutathione S-transferase family protein; translated protein: MLTLYHSPRSRSSRIIRLIDELNIWTEVDIRIVSITHRDGTGEHDPANPHPEGKVPLLVHDGVEIWESNAIILYLTDLFPKAGMGPVAGDRQRGRYLSWLAWYGNVVEPVLVFGAAELSHPILDVTFRGMPELIARLAGALEDAPFLMGEQFTAADLLLVSPFIWFPDAAPDQPAIKAWIKRCEARPSATKMVEFDAAHLEQVSAA